One Sphingopyxis fribergensis genomic region harbors:
- a CDS encoding rubredoxin, with the protein MLDARPGDGAPGGVAFSPEFVHRLTQEESSAMTEYKCPDCGYIYDEAKGNPHEGFAPNTTWAQIPDDWACPDCAVRDKADFIPLLAQGASATAIEASTDAEPFAKWHCVTCGHIYDEAVGDPATGLPPGTRWSDVPADWYCPDCGATKEDYERLDF; encoded by the coding sequence ATGCTGGATGCAAGACCTGGCGACGGCGCCCCAGGCGGCGTCGCCTTTTCTCCGGAATTCGTCCACCGCTTAACGCAGGAAGAAAGCAGCGCGATGACCGAATATAAATGCCCAGACTGCGGCTACATCTACGACGAAGCCAAGGGCAACCCACATGAGGGCTTTGCACCCAACACGACATGGGCGCAAATTCCCGACGATTGGGCATGCCCTGACTGCGCCGTTCGCGACAAGGCGGACTTCATCCCTCTGCTGGCGCAGGGCGCGAGTGCGACGGCGATCGAGGCTTCAACAGACGCCGAACCGTTCGCGAAATGGCACTGCGTGACCTGCGGTCACATCTATGACGAGGCGGTCGGCGACCCGGCGACAGGTCTGCCGCCTGGAACCCGATGGTCCGATGTACCTGCGGATTGGTACTGCCCTGACTGCGGCGCGACGAAAGAAGATTATGAGCGTCTCGACTTCTGA
- a CDS encoding PaaI family thioesterase: MTLEDLNRTLLVAPFHRWLNLRMVKADAEHILIEMPWRDEMISNPTLPSMHGGILASLIDLTGFYTVLASGSMSKSTADLRVDYHRAASRQTLLAEGRLIKAGRSLSVADVRIHDEAGTLVASGRGAYNM; this comes from the coding sequence GTGACACTCGAAGATCTTAACCGCACACTGTTGGTCGCGCCGTTTCACCGGTGGCTGAACCTGCGAATGGTCAAAGCGGATGCCGAACACATTCTGATCGAAATGCCGTGGCGGGACGAGATGATCTCCAACCCGACGCTGCCGTCAATGCACGGCGGAATTCTTGCCTCGCTGATCGATCTGACAGGTTTCTACACTGTCCTCGCGTCAGGAAGCATGTCCAAGTCCACCGCCGATCTGAGGGTTGATTACCACCGGGCGGCGAGCCGCCAGACGCTCCTTGCCGAAGGGCGCCTGATCAAGGCCGGAAGATCGTTAAGCGTGGCCGACGTACGCATTCACGATGAAGCCGGAACACTGGTCGCCAGCGGTCGCGGGGCATACAATATGTAG
- a CDS encoding alkane 1-monooxygenase produces MSTTILSDGAPDRYVDRKRYLWVLSVVWPAAPLIGLYLVHLTGWSIFYAFTLFVWYGAIPVFDVLFGKDPNNPPEAAVARLEADRYYRVLTWLTVPVHYASLIGCAWWITTQPIAWWEVVALAFSLGIVNGLALNTGHELGHKKEPFDRWMAKIVLAVVGYGHFFIEHNKGHHRDVATPEDPATSRMGESIYKFSLREIPGAFLRAWNLEKVRLERVGKGVWSLDNEIIPPLMITLAVYTALVLALGPNPKLLVFLPIQVAFGWWQLTSANYIEHYGLLRQKMADGRYERAQPRHSWNSNHIASNLILFHLQRHSDHHAHPTRSYQSLRDFKGLPELPTGYPGMFFMAMIPPIFRSVMDPRVVKWANGDIDKIQIDPARRKRIARKYGASQGSRLPVT; encoded by the coding sequence ATGAGCACAACCATTTTGAGTGACGGCGCGCCTGATCGCTATGTCGACAGGAAGCGTTATCTTTGGGTATTGTCGGTCGTTTGGCCGGCAGCACCGCTAATCGGGCTTTATCTCGTCCACCTGACGGGATGGAGCATCTTCTACGCATTCACTCTGTTCGTCTGGTACGGCGCAATCCCGGTCTTCGACGTCCTCTTCGGCAAGGATCCGAACAATCCTCCCGAAGCGGCAGTTGCCCGCCTCGAGGCAGACCGCTATTATCGAGTTCTCACTTGGCTTACCGTTCCGGTGCACTATGCTTCGCTGATCGGCTGTGCATGGTGGATCACGACGCAGCCGATCGCGTGGTGGGAGGTAGTGGCTCTCGCTTTCTCCCTGGGGATCGTCAACGGGCTGGCGCTGAATACTGGCCACGAACTCGGGCACAAGAAGGAACCCTTCGACCGCTGGATGGCCAAGATCGTTCTCGCCGTGGTTGGCTATGGGCACTTCTTCATCGAGCACAACAAGGGCCATCATCGCGACGTAGCGACTCCCGAAGACCCCGCCACTTCTCGCATGGGCGAGAGCATTTACAAATTTTCGCTCCGCGAAATTCCGGGCGCGTTCCTGCGCGCGTGGAATCTTGAAAAAGTGCGGCTGGAACGTGTCGGAAAGGGTGTCTGGAGCCTCGACAATGAGATCATCCCCCCGCTAATGATTACCTTGGCAGTCTACACCGCGCTTGTTCTGGCTCTCGGTCCCAATCCGAAGTTGCTGGTGTTCCTGCCCATTCAGGTCGCCTTCGGCTGGTGGCAGCTCACCAGCGCGAACTATATCGAGCATTACGGACTGCTGCGCCAGAAGATGGCGGACGGACGGTACGAGCGCGCTCAGCCGCGTCACTCGTGGAACAGCAATCACATCGCGTCGAATCTCATCCTCTTCCACCTTCAGCGGCACTCCGATCACCATGCTCATCCGACGCGCAGCTATCAGTCGCTGCGCGACTTCAAGGGCCTGCCGGAACTGCCCACGGGATATCCGGGCATGTTCTTCATGGCGATGATCCCGCCGATATTCCGGTCAGTAATGGATCCTCGCGTTGTCAAATGGGCCAATGGCGATATCGACAAGATCCAGATTGATCCGGCGCGCAGAAAGCGAATCGCCCGCAAATACGGTGCATCGCAGGGTAGCCGGCTTCCCGTAACATAA
- a CDS encoding GMC family oxidoreductase — translation MFDYIIVGGGSAGCLLAERLSANPDIKVCLLEAGPPDRSPLIHMPIGIALLSKSKTLNWAYETEPQPNLGNRRLFWPRGKTLGGSSSINAMVYIRGHREDYDAWGEAADPIWSFDNVLPLFKAMEANERFGSDAHHGGYGELHVSDLRTVNRLSEAFVEAGQEAQYSHNADFNGDTQDGIGFYQVTQRKGRRWSSARAFLSGAKGRPNLRIVTGARATRIILEGRKAVGVTYASGDKLTDLRTRGEVILSGGAINSPQLLMLSGIGDAAELGVFGIPVVVDLPAVGKNLQDHLDITIMHEASDRTPIGVAPSFIPRALAGALSYVFQRRGFLTSNVAESGGFVKSSPSQSRPNLQFHFLPTLLKDHGRQIAFGYGYTLHVCDLLPKSRGRIGLKSRNPLDDPLIDPAYLSAPEDIETMVWAVRIGRQILSAPSIATFSKRELVPGSSIESEADVIADIRHRAETIYHPVGTCRMGRDPHSVVDPALRVRGVEGLRVVDASIMPTLVAGNTNAPTMMIAERAAELILGKTRLMAGTEEGSSSTVSLGARQRSQVG, via the coding sequence ATGTTTGATTATATCATAGTGGGTGGGGGATCCGCTGGTTGTTTGCTAGCAGAGCGCTTGTCGGCAAACCCTGACATAAAGGTCTGTCTGCTCGAAGCGGGGCCGCCGGACCGCAGCCCGCTGATCCACATGCCCATCGGGATCGCGCTTCTTTCCAAGAGCAAGACGCTCAACTGGGCCTACGAGACTGAGCCGCAGCCCAACCTCGGCAACCGGAGACTGTTCTGGCCGCGTGGAAAGACACTCGGCGGCTCAAGCTCGATCAATGCAATGGTCTATATCCGTGGTCATCGCGAGGACTATGACGCCTGGGGAGAGGCGGCCGACCCAATCTGGTCCTTCGATAATGTCCTTCCGTTGTTCAAGGCGATGGAGGCGAACGAGCGATTCGGATCCGACGCGCACCACGGCGGTTATGGCGAGCTTCATGTCAGCGATCTTCGGACCGTCAACCGGCTGAGCGAAGCATTCGTGGAGGCTGGGCAAGAAGCGCAGTATTCGCACAACGCCGATTTCAATGGCGACACGCAGGATGGGATCGGCTTCTACCAGGTTACGCAACGCAAAGGGCGGCGTTGGAGTTCCGCCCGAGCCTTTCTGTCAGGCGCAAAAGGGCGGCCTAATCTCCGAATAGTAACCGGAGCGCGGGCAACGCGGATCATTCTGGAAGGGCGCAAAGCTGTCGGGGTGACCTATGCGTCGGGTGACAAGCTCACCGACCTGCGCACCAGGGGCGAGGTCATTCTGTCGGGCGGTGCGATCAATTCACCACAGTTGCTGATGCTTTCCGGCATCGGCGACGCGGCAGAATTAGGGGTGTTCGGCATTCCGGTCGTCGTCGATCTGCCGGCGGTTGGAAAAAACCTGCAAGATCATCTCGACATCACGATCATGCACGAGGCGAGCGATCGCACGCCGATCGGGGTTGCCCCATCATTCATCCCGCGAGCGCTGGCTGGCGCATTATCCTATGTGTTCCAGAGGCGGGGGTTTCTGACGAGCAACGTTGCCGAATCCGGCGGATTCGTCAAAAGCTCACCCTCACAAAGTCGCCCGAACCTGCAGTTTCACTTCCTTCCTACTCTGCTGAAGGACCACGGCCGCCAGATCGCCTTCGGCTATGGCTACACGTTGCATGTCTGCGATCTGTTGCCGAAGAGCCGGGGACGGATCGGGCTAAAGAGCCGGAATCCGCTCGACGATCCCTTGATCGATCCCGCCTATCTCTCGGCTCCCGAAGACATCGAGACGATGGTCTGGGCGGTAAGGATCGGGCGTCAGATCCTGTCGGCGCCGTCGATAGCGACCTTTTCGAAACGCGAGCTGGTTCCCGGATCGTCAATCGAGAGCGAAGCTGACGTCATAGCGGACATCCGCCATCGGGCCGAAACGATCTACCACCCGGTTGGGACATGCCGGATGGGAAGAGATCCGCATTCCGTCGTCGATCCGGCGTTGCGCGTCCGCGGGGTGGAGGGCCTTCGTGTCGTCGATGCCTCCATCATGCCCACCCTCGTCGCCGGGAACACCAACGCGCCAACGATGATGATCGCGGAACGGGCCGCCGAACTCATTCTCGGGAAAACAAGGCTCATGGCGGGCACGGAGGAGGGATCATCCTCCACCGTATCGCTAGGTGCCAGGCAGCGAAGTCAGGTCGGATGA
- a CDS encoding NAD(P)/FAD-dependent oxidoreductase, whose translation MGRADEHVVILGAGHAGGTAAAILRQLGFEGLITLVGEESLLPYHRPPLSKASLRAEPGKAPTLLKPAGFYEASQIGLRLGIRADKLERQSRTVTLSTGEVLQYDYLIIATGARPIKLQVEGSDLDGVMELRTAGDAERLKNALRAGRRLAIVGGGYIGLEVAASARALEAEVTVIERDLRLLARVACPELSTFFHEYHAKQGVHFELGVTVSGFEGHDGRVSGVRLDDGRTIACDAVLVGVGAVPNDEIARDAGLNTGAGIFVDLEARTSDPAIFAIGDVARRPIPHYAHVARLESVPNALEQARQAANAIVGGPSSTHEVPWQWSDQYDMKLQIAGQATDVDNVLLRGTPCAAGFAIFHLKGDRIQCVEAINSPQDFLVGKQFISARTNIDPSKLSNPAIPLKEAVI comes from the coding sequence ATGGGCCGAGCGGATGAACATGTCGTGATTCTGGGGGCGGGCCACGCGGGCGGAACGGCGGCAGCCATCCTTCGCCAGCTTGGATTCGAGGGGCTGATAACGCTCGTTGGTGAAGAATCCCTCCTTCCCTACCATCGTCCGCCGCTTTCCAAGGCTTCGCTCCGGGCCGAACCGGGTAAAGCTCCGACACTCCTGAAACCGGCCGGGTTCTACGAAGCATCCCAGATCGGCCTGCGCCTGGGTATTCGGGCGGACAAGCTGGAACGCCAATCCAGGACGGTGACACTCTCGACCGGCGAGGTTCTGCAATATGACTATCTCATCATCGCGACGGGCGCTCGCCCGATCAAGCTGCAGGTAGAGGGGTCGGACCTAGACGGGGTTATGGAATTGAGAACGGCGGGCGACGCGGAACGACTCAAAAACGCCCTGCGAGCCGGCCGGCGCCTTGCCATAGTCGGCGGCGGCTACATCGGCCTGGAGGTGGCCGCGTCCGCACGAGCGCTTGAAGCGGAAGTAACGGTGATTGAGCGCGACCTGCGGCTGCTCGCCCGCGTAGCCTGCCCAGAACTTTCCACCTTCTTTCACGAATACCATGCGAAACAGGGCGTCCACTTCGAACTGGGTGTCACCGTGTCGGGGTTCGAAGGTCATGATGGGCGTGTAAGCGGTGTGCGTCTCGACGATGGTCGAACGATCGCGTGCGATGCCGTCCTCGTCGGCGTCGGCGCCGTTCCCAATGATGAAATCGCGCGGGATGCCGGGCTGAATACAGGCGCCGGCATTTTCGTCGATCTTGAAGCGCGCACATCCGATCCCGCCATCTTCGCCATCGGCGACGTCGCCCGTCGCCCCATCCCCCACTACGCCCACGTCGCTCGTCTCGAGAGCGTGCCCAATGCACTCGAACAAGCCAGACAGGCCGCCAACGCCATTGTCGGCGGCCCCTCGTCGACCCACGAAGTCCCCTGGCAGTGGTCCGACCAATATGACATGAAACTGCAGATCGCCGGCCAGGCGACCGATGTCGACAATGTCCTTCTGCGAGGCACCCCGTGTGCCGCAGGCTTTGCGATTTTCCATTTGAAGGGCGATCGGATCCAGTGCGTCGAAGCGATCAATTCGCCACAGGATTTCCTGGTTGGTAAGCAATTCATCAGCGCGCGCACGAATATCGACCCTAGCAAGCTGAGCAATCCCGCCATCCCTTTGAAGGAGGCCGTCATCTGA
- a CDS encoding alpha/beta fold hydrolase yields MTFDGSGGISIAASLVGDGLGRPPVLLAHGGGQTRRTWRKTMQQLAQHGYRSLAIDMRGHGESDWAAPDQYRFADFGKDILAVCDRLDQRPHVIGASLGGLAALVAEGAVRPGSFASLTLVDVAPEMDPEGVSRIVGFMNAHVERGFASYDEAAEAIADYMPNREKRGASEGLKSYLRLDADQRYRWHWDPGFLNHMAARREQDYAQAQAAACALALPVHLVRGGSSDLISLEAAKRFVATVPGAQFTDVSGAGHMVVGDDNDVFSRAILEFLESQAEPETIA; encoded by the coding sequence ATGACGTTTGACGGAAGCGGCGGCATCTCCATCGCCGCAAGCCTTGTCGGCGATGGCCTTGGTCGACCGCCAGTCTTACTGGCGCATGGCGGGGGGCAGACCCGGCGAACCTGGCGCAAGACGATGCAGCAATTGGCGCAGCACGGTTATCGTTCGTTGGCGATCGACATGCGCGGCCATGGCGAGAGCGACTGGGCAGCCCCTGACCAATACCGCTTTGCCGATTTCGGCAAGGACATCCTAGCTGTATGCGACAGGTTGGACCAGCGGCCGCATGTGATCGGTGCATCGCTTGGCGGATTGGCCGCACTTGTAGCGGAAGGCGCGGTCCGACCGGGCAGCTTTGCGTCGCTGACGCTGGTCGATGTTGCGCCGGAAATGGACCCGGAGGGCGTTTCGCGAATTGTCGGATTCATGAACGCCCATGTGGAGCGCGGCTTCGCGTCATACGACGAAGCCGCGGAGGCGATCGCAGACTATATGCCGAACCGCGAGAAGCGAGGCGCCAGCGAGGGTCTGAAGAGCTATCTCCGCCTCGACGCTGACCAGCGTTACCGCTGGCATTGGGATCCTGGTTTTCTGAATCACATGGCCGCGCGCCGCGAACAGGACTATGCCCAAGCCCAGGCGGCTGCATGCGCCCTCGCGCTACCGGTCCACCTGGTGCGGGGCGGATCGAGCGACCTGATCTCCCTTGAGGCTGCGAAACGATTTGTCGCGACGGTGCCCGGCGCGCAGTTCACCGATGTCTCCGGCGCGGGACACATGGTCGTCGGTGACGACAACGACGTCTTCAGCAGGGCAATTCTCGAATTCCTCGAAAGCCAGGCCGAACCGGAGACAATCGCGTGA
- a CDS encoding OmpW/AlkL family protein: protein MTFIRKPADPTALPLAGALFLLSAVLATPASAQDSPKLKRWAVTVNATEVFVDENAPNITLAGAPLPGSNVRIGNATTPTLDVGYFFTPNIAANVFLGVPAPAEIDGTGSIGPLGTLAKVHYGPVILSAQYHFNSQGKLHPYVGVGVGRVLFFNKHDGALSDFNIRDSWAPTGQLGVRYELNKSWMLNADVRYVPFSTHASGSLGGAPALTRLDIDPILTSVGVTLRF from the coding sequence ATGACCTTCATTCGTAAGCCTGCGGATCCAACGGCTTTGCCGCTTGCCGGAGCATTGTTCCTACTGAGTGCCGTTCTTGCCACGCCCGCTTCCGCGCAGGACTCGCCGAAACTGAAGCGATGGGCTGTCACTGTGAATGCGACCGAGGTTTTTGTGGATGAGAACGCCCCGAACATCACTCTGGCGGGCGCACCTCTACCCGGCTCTAACGTGCGAATTGGAAACGCGACTACGCCGACTCTGGACGTCGGGTATTTTTTTACGCCGAACATCGCCGCCAATGTGTTTTTGGGGGTGCCCGCACCTGCCGAAATCGACGGCACCGGCAGCATCGGACCGCTCGGGACACTGGCCAAGGTCCATTATGGACCAGTAATCCTTTCGGCTCAGTATCATTTCAATAGCCAGGGCAAGCTTCATCCCTATGTGGGAGTAGGCGTCGGCCGTGTCCTGTTCTTCAACAAGCACGACGGAGCATTGAGCGATTTCAACATCCGCGACAGTTGGGCGCCGACTGGGCAATTGGGCGTTCGGTACGAACTCAATAAATCATGGATGCTGAACGCTGACGTTCGGTATGTTCCATTCTCCACGCACGCGTCAGGTTCGCTAGGTGGAGCGCCCGCGCTGACCCGGCTCGACATCGATCCCATTCTGACGAGCGTTGGGGTTACCCTTCGTTTTTGA
- a CDS encoding aldehyde dehydrogenase family protein, producing MNIQAFTRAISDSGGGMKEVQSLFACQREAAERDRARFGLQERLDSLTRLKNAIKRREGDIIRALDADFRKPEPEVRLTELFPVYQEISHARRNLKSWSKPHSVRGSLGMFGTTAQVRYQPRGVCLIIAPWNYPVNLTFGPLVSALAAGNTVMLKPSELTPATSAVIRQIVEETFPANRVAVCEGDASVSQALLDLPFDHIFFTGSPQVGKIVMAAAAKHLTSVTLELGGKSPTIVDSTADIDDAARKIVWGKFSNNGQTCIAPDHIYVARDQAKPLVDALRREIRGVYGETERDQKCGADYGRIVNSRHFDRLSALLDDATSRGALVLEGGVRDPDQKYLSPTLIGGTDPEMAISREEIFGPILPVIEYDDISRVIDTINTGPKPLALYIFSKHAPAWESIIERTSSGGVCINQNVVQYLHPNLPFGGVNNSGIGSAHGFHGFKAFSHERAVLRDRFSVLRLLFPPYTPAVKRLIDITVRILG from the coding sequence ATGAATATCCAAGCATTCACGCGCGCCATTTCCGACTCGGGCGGCGGCATGAAGGAGGTTCAGTCCCTTTTTGCCTGTCAACGCGAGGCAGCCGAACGGGACAGAGCGCGGTTCGGCCTGCAGGAACGCCTGGATAGCCTGACGCGGCTGAAGAATGCGATCAAGCGGCGCGAAGGCGACATCATCAGGGCGCTAGATGCTGATTTCAGGAAGCCGGAACCTGAGGTGCGGCTGACCGAACTCTTCCCGGTCTATCAGGAGATATCCCACGCCCGGCGGAACCTGAAGTCCTGGTCGAAGCCGCACAGCGTTCGAGGCTCGCTCGGCATGTTCGGCACGACCGCGCAGGTTCGCTACCAACCCAGAGGCGTGTGTCTGATCATCGCGCCCTGGAACTATCCGGTCAATCTGACCTTTGGACCGTTGGTATCCGCCTTGGCCGCCGGTAATACGGTCATGCTCAAGCCGTCCGAGCTGACGCCGGCGACATCAGCCGTCATCCGGCAGATCGTGGAGGAAACCTTCCCGGCGAATCGGGTTGCCGTCTGCGAGGGCGACGCCTCGGTCTCGCAGGCACTGCTCGACCTGCCTTTCGACCACATTTTCTTCACCGGTAGCCCACAGGTCGGCAAGATCGTGATGGCGGCAGCCGCAAAGCACCTGACCTCGGTGACACTCGAACTCGGCGGCAAATCCCCAACGATCGTCGATTCGACAGCCGATATCGACGATGCAGCGCGCAAGATTGTCTGGGGGAAGTTCTCCAACAATGGCCAAACCTGCATCGCACCCGACCACATCTATGTCGCACGCGATCAGGCGAAGCCCCTGGTCGATGCCCTCCGCCGCGAAATCCGGGGCGTATACGGGGAGACGGAGCGCGATCAGAAATGCGGTGCGGATTACGGGCGGATCGTAAATTCTCGGCATTTCGATCGCCTCAGCGCGCTGCTAGACGATGCAACCTCGCGTGGCGCGCTGGTCCTCGAAGGCGGGGTCCGCGATCCGGATCAGAAATATCTCTCGCCAACGCTGATCGGGGGGACCGACCCCGAAATGGCAATTTCGCGGGAAGAAATTTTCGGGCCGATTCTGCCAGTGATCGAATATGACGATATCAGCCGCGTTATCGATACAATCAACACCGGCCCCAAGCCGCTCGCTCTTTATATCTTCAGCAAGCATGCCCCAGCTTGGGAATCAATCATCGAAAGGACCAGTTCCGGCGGTGTTTGTATCAACCAGAACGTCGTCCAGTACCTGCACCCCAATCTGCCGTTCGGAGGGGTCAACAACAGCGGTATCGGAAGCGCGCATGGCTTCCACGGCTTCAAGGCATTCTCGCACGAACGCGCAGTGTTGAGGGACAGGTTCTCTGTTTTGCGGCTTCTGTTTCCGCCCTACACGCCCGCCGTGAAGCGATTGATCGATATTACGGTTCGCATTCTAGGCTGA
- a CDS encoding LuxR C-terminal-related transcriptional regulator: MADEARRRHLLRAPSGYGKSVAMAQFWANRRQGGAYVAWTSAKECDYNPRLLAERIHAQIVAAYRATGNDPPPLPGAVPQTLHALAAWLQELIDQTKSIILLCFDDIGFHPDLTDEIEDFMLTAPADVEIVAATTAGIGFARIAARRQLREVGTDALAFSLVEANAVARGEPGILISEPDIHLLWKRTLGWAEPLCLLLQAASTNHATAGRLVVDRVTGRDSDLDRYFRSAILASLPSDVREFCIRASILGVISADYFNHVFNRGDGAYFIEKLSAERMLLTPQDRTQLCYEFHPLLREFLEHRFAVELHGLKSELFARAAQWQRASGHSRESISLYLRAGDLDAAAEVASTSMIDIALRQGEVDQIQLWRRSFSEAVSDPTIIVGSAWAQIFSHDQKQAAALLTELRALSAGLSDETARRRTKWWCDLVAAIGEATADNLAESRRQCELWIKLNGDADLVSRGAILTCLCFIAASERRFDDLEKLSIEASAVNIVADHRYALGWLHSAIIYSDISRGNMQGAAERLRCARNDNIAQINATPFSANLLEILELELRYETNQLDGIASRVDNILDFVRQHGVVDFLFSAFRTAAAIANREGDRRVASELLWEARLIARECTFPRLDVLARLALANLLVLDGPDEAIAILPAQSEPVFQTSHGPCLRAMRSLAEARIAARKGKHHLSSRLASATLDHARRSQSNRLEISALMCLAGANAATERLAVAEQRVADAIDIAARKGCFRTLLDERQYLEFLGPSSIPLLDLLPGDQDFGSHRIELNDYPAFTSKEIKNAILTRKELAILQKIKEGLSNREIALKHRISEDTVKWHVHNIFSKFGVKNRVQAILLADSMKLFHK; the protein is encoded by the coding sequence ATGGCTGATGAAGCTAGACGCCGCCACCTCCTTCGCGCGCCTTCTGGCTATGGAAAGAGTGTCGCGATGGCCCAGTTCTGGGCCAATCGCCGTCAAGGCGGGGCCTATGTGGCCTGGACGTCCGCCAAGGAATGCGATTATAATCCCCGTCTGCTCGCAGAGCGCATCCATGCGCAGATAGTCGCAGCATACCGCGCCACCGGGAATGACCCTCCACCGCTTCCGGGCGCCGTTCCTCAGACGCTCCACGCTCTCGCCGCCTGGTTGCAGGAACTCATTGATCAAACGAAATCGATTATTCTCCTCTGTTTTGACGACATCGGGTTTCATCCGGATTTGACGGACGAGATCGAGGACTTCATGCTGACTGCGCCGGCTGACGTCGAGATCGTGGCAGCAACGACTGCGGGCATCGGCTTTGCGCGCATCGCCGCCCGGCGACAGCTCCGGGAAGTCGGGACGGATGCGCTCGCCTTCTCGCTTGTCGAAGCGAATGCAGTCGCGCGTGGCGAGCCCGGAATTCTCATCTCGGAACCGGACATCCATTTGCTCTGGAAACGAACACTAGGCTGGGCGGAACCACTATGCCTTTTGTTACAGGCCGCTTCAACGAATCATGCAACTGCGGGACGTCTGGTCGTCGATCGTGTTACCGGTCGCGATAGCGATCTGGATCGATATTTTCGCAGCGCCATACTCGCCAGTCTCCCGAGTGATGTGCGGGAGTTCTGCATCCGCGCCTCGATCCTTGGGGTGATCTCCGCCGACTACTTCAACCATGTTTTCAACAGGGGCGATGGGGCCTACTTCATCGAAAAGCTCTCCGCCGAACGCATGCTGCTTACCCCACAGGACCGAACACAGTTATGTTATGAATTTCACCCGCTGCTCCGCGAATTTCTCGAGCACAGGTTTGCGGTAGAGCTTCACGGCCTGAAATCGGAACTGTTCGCCCGGGCTGCTCAATGGCAGCGGGCAAGCGGTCATAGTCGCGAAAGTATCAGCCTCTATCTGCGAGCGGGCGATTTGGACGCTGCGGCCGAGGTCGCGTCAACGAGCATGATAGACATCGCGTTGCGCCAAGGCGAGGTGGATCAGATCCAGTTATGGCGGCGCAGCTTCTCCGAGGCTGTCTCTGACCCAACGATCATTGTCGGATCGGCCTGGGCGCAGATTTTCAGTCACGACCAGAAACAGGCGGCCGCGCTGCTGACGGAACTTCGCGCCCTCAGCGCCGGCCTTTCCGACGAAACGGCCCGGCGGCGGACGAAGTGGTGGTGCGATCTCGTCGCCGCGATCGGCGAAGCAACCGCGGACAATCTTGCCGAAAGCAGACGGCAATGCGAGTTATGGATAAAGTTGAATGGTGATGCTGATCTCGTCTCCAGGGGGGCAATCCTCACATGCCTGTGTTTTATTGCGGCCAGCGAACGGCGGTTTGACGACCTGGAAAAATTGAGTATTGAAGCATCCGCCGTCAACATCGTCGCCGACCATCGGTATGCGCTCGGCTGGCTTCACAGCGCGATAATCTACAGCGACATTTCGCGGGGCAATATGCAAGGCGCCGCCGAGCGCCTTAGATGTGCGCGAAACGACAACATAGCCCAGATCAATGCCACACCGTTCTCTGCCAATCTCCTGGAAATACTGGAGCTTGAACTACGATACGAGACGAACCAACTTGACGGTATCGCTTCGCGGGTTGATAATATTCTGGATTTCGTACGTCAACACGGCGTGGTCGATTTCCTCTTTTCGGCCTTTCGTACTGCGGCAGCCATCGCCAATCGCGAAGGCGACCGGAGAGTCGCCAGCGAACTCCTTTGGGAAGCGCGCCTGATCGCAAGGGAATGCACCTTCCCGCGTCTTGATGTGCTCGCGCGTCTTGCCCTGGCCAATCTACTGGTCCTGGATGGCCCCGACGAGGCCATTGCGATCTTGCCGGCGCAAAGCGAGCCTGTTTTTCAGACATCACACGGCCCATGTTTACGCGCCATGAGGTCGCTCGCGGAAGCTCGTATCGCAGCGCGAAAAGGGAAGCATCATCTGTCGAGCCGGTTAGCGAGCGCCACGTTGGATCACGCGCGTCGCAGCCAATCGAACAGGCTGGAAATTTCAGCTCTGATGTGCCTCGCAGGCGCCAATGCGGCAACAGAAAGGTTGGCGGTTGCCGAGCAACGCGTAGCGGATGCCATCGATATCGCCGCACGAAAGGGATGTTTTCGAACGTTGCTTGACGAGCGTCAATATCTGGAATTTTTAGGACCAAGCTCGATACCGCTGCTCGATCTCCTGCCAGGCGATCAGGATTTTGGCAGCCACCGCATCGAGTTAAATGATTATCCTGCCTTCACATCAAAAGAAATCAAAAATGCTATCCTTACGAGAAAGGAATTGGCAATTCTCCAGAAGATCAAAGAAGGTCTTTCAAATCGCGAGATCGCCCTAAAACACAGAATTAGCGAAGACACAGTTAAATGGCATGTCCACAACATATTTTCCAAGTTTGGAGTTAAAAATCGCGTCCAGGCGATATTATTAGCAGATAGTATGAAACTTTTTCACAAATGA